The following nucleotide sequence is from Mangifera indica cultivar Alphonso chromosome 1, CATAS_Mindica_2.1, whole genome shotgun sequence.
GctaaaatctctaaatgatttgaagatgCTTCAAGCAAAGTCTGTTTGGTGAAAcgtcatgatattgttgtgttATTATAAGCAAAAACATATCCTATCTATTAACAGGTCTTATAAGGGTtagaaagataattaatatcTGTATATGTAagcaaactaggatttttaagggatttgataaaatagaataatctcaaatctctagttccacatagataacaaaatatatgtctGATTCCAATCTAATGGTGATAGGTTGACACAGAGCTAAATAAGACTAATAAATTCACTATAAAAGATATATCTGATTTAATGTATTTGGCCAAATATAATAGGGCACCAATAACATTAAGTTAAGGTACTTTAGGACTAAGTATCTTTTCACCTTGTTCTTTAAgtaagtcatttttcaaatcgAGAGACTGAACAACCATTGAGGTGCTTCAAGGATaagttttatccatattaaagcttTTTAGCAATCTTTTAATATACGTAGATTtatggataaatatttcatttgaattatgaTAGATCTGTAAACCAAAAcgatattttgttttccccaaatcctttatctcaaattctttttttaaatattcaataggcttttagagctcttcaagagtcataattaaattcatgtcatcaatagAAACtactataataataaatctcaaTTCTATCATTTTTATAAAGACACATGAACATATAAGATCATTcatataacctttttttttcaagtattcACTGAAGTGATTATACTACattttttcatattgttttaacctatataatgatctttgtaacTTGATTGAATACACGCCTCTTAGATTAACCATTTTTGcattagataatttaaatccttcaaagagtttcatatgaattttaatatccaagttttcatacaaataaacagtaaatacATCCATTAAAGGCATATCTAGTCCTTCAGAGATTGTTAAATTGATCAAATACTTGAATATGACTATATCCATCATAAGtgcatatatttcattaaagtttATACTTAGCCTTTGAGAAAAGCTTGTGTCACAAGCCTTGTTTTATATTtagcaatctcattttcttatttctttttttcacaaatattcatttatatccaataagttgtacgtcttgaggtgttaAAATCAcaacccaaacacttgacgttttgcaaGTAAAGTTAATTTTGCCTTAATTACTTCTTCCTATTTGGGGCAATCTTGCCTTTGTCTATATTCATTCATAGTATATGGtacaaaatcatcatcatttataattttagtagctactgcaaatgagaataccTCATCAATGTTAACTATTTCATAGTTCCACATTTTTCTTGTACAGACATAATTTATAgaggtttctatatttttattttcttgtattttagGAGTTTGTTACACTTCAAGAGCTCTAGTTTCTTCAAGAACTTTTGGAGCTCTGGTGAAATATTAACGAGTGtggatttttttaatcattttggaTCACCATGATTGATATCTGTTTAAttctttgtcttttatttttgagGGACAATGTCCTTCGATCcattaattttatcacatttctggTGTGTAGTAGATTAACTAGTCACAACTTGAATGGACTATTCAAAAGTCATATTAATTGTTGTTGGCGCATTAACAGTTGACatatgtgatcttgtcacttttgttgtATCCACAAACATAGGCCAAaagactgtttcccacccaagttttggtaaaatgacaaatatatatctgTGATAGATAAAAATCCCCAAtacccacccaagttttagtttgtTAGGATACACCCATAAATCTTCTATTAGGGttaaggggtaaaattattattttattagtaaaattaaaataattaaaattatatcttattttttctcttagtttggaaaactaacatttccccTTGGATTAagctttgaaaaattcacttttttcctcTAGGATACCAAACCTGAAATCTAACCACTTTCTTTAGTGAACGACACACCAACGGTAGAAGAACAAGAAGGAGTTGTCCAAAGGACAATCTTTGGACGATGACTatcatccagatctagatgacGAGCGTTGTCCAATCCAATAACACATTGTATGGGTCACCAATCACCGAAGGAAGGGGTGAACAAAAAACTTAGGGATTTAGGGGGGGGgggaagtcacttttcaaagttcaggcatggggtgaaatgttaatttttaaaacctaaaggggaaagtaagataaaattatataaatttttaatattattgttaaatgatgattttactcttatatttaacaGCAATTTAAggatgggtgggtgtttaggtttttcatttgTCATAGgtgtatttttaagattaagctaaaacttgggtgggaaatagtacttTGCCCCCacaaatatatcaaacattTGGTTTACAATAGTTTGTAAATAGACTATTCTCTacacttcaatttcactttagGATGCATGAGGATCTAAATAAGATATGGTAGATAAGTGCCAAGTAAATCCGTGCCTAACTTTaggagacattttctttttccctaaatataagaatattgtCTCATCAAAATGACAATCAACAAAACGTTTAATAAAAAGATCAAATGTCAATAGTTGCAAATACCTAATAACAGATGATGAATTGTATCTAATATAAATTCCCAAACGATATTACGGTCCTCTTTTTGTGCTTTGAAAAGATGCAATAGAGACATATACAATGCaacaaaatattcttaaatgagatatatcaagttagtgaccaagaaccaattgACAAGGAGAGTATTTATGATCAGAGGAatgtcgcaagcgaattaacaaAATATCATGCAGTATAACACGTCCCCATGTAGAAGTCGGTGATTGAGTTCTTAGCAATAAAGTATATGCAATTACCTAGAGTCATTTAATAAGGGACTTAGCTGATCCACTTTTAGTGTAGACATGCAAGATTAGACATTTAACATCAATCCTCATAGATATgcaataattatcaaatgtcTTAGATGTAAATTCATTAGTATTGTCTAGACAACTGACTTAATCagataatttgataaatgtgtctttaatttgataatttatgttaacagtttagcaaaGACAACATTTCGAGtgggtaataaacaaatatgagaccATTATATAGATACATTAATTAataccataaaataacgaaatgacccaTTTGGTGGATGAATGAGTCCATATATGACttcttgaatcttttataaGAATGATAGAGATtcaactccaattttggagAGAGATAGTCTGACTACTATTTCGCCTTGTGAACATGCGATATAGAATTTTGCACTAGACAAGAAATCTTGTGATTATTTAGTGCATGTCCATATGAATTTTTAacaatcctacgcatcattatAGATCATGGGTGACCTAGACAATCAtaccaaaacataaaaacttttGGATTAGAGAACTTTTGGTTCGATATTGCATAGGTTTCAATTGtcttatgattatataatacaattcaaatgataaaatgGGTAATATTTCTAGTACATGTTTTATTCCaaaggcattactagttatacagaggaattttgcataattttcactcatgattttaatataataaccattatttcttgtatttttaaacaaagtaaattttttttggatctacttgaaataatgcatcattgatgcttaatttggtctaagtttttgaaaaattgtgGTTCATTTGGAgtcttcaatcaaatttattgatcttaaaattgtgtttattttaacttcaatcggtcctaaagttaagaaaatttattttccttaagGATTGTGAGTGTTGTTTACATTATCCACCAAATACATGTCTCCATCATCAACATTTGAAGTCAGTGCTTCAATTTTAGAGTCcatatcatttcatttaaaaaatatactagTTATAAAGCACATAAAATAGTGAAAGGAAGGAGTATAtagtaacaaaaatataaaatactattcatgactctaaaacaaaaatatatgatggatttaattatgaaaattttgggcATTCACATCACTATTCAAGTGACTTACATTCTTACTCTTGAAAGAAGTATTGAAGCATCAAGATTCGTTAGATCGATAAGATCTAATTcaacaatttgaattcaataatttgTGTGTATGACAAGTACACAACCAATAGTATTTACAACAACATCTATTTTCATAGTCTTGTGGTttattctatattattttttgtttcacttcAGTCTTAGTTTACATCTGGTGGTAAGactgagattttttattataataatttatggaTCGAAAATTTGTTTCACCCATGACTGTGCTCACACTCATCATAACAACTGTTGATAGTTACATGCACTTTAGGGAAAGATGCAATGCCAATGAGGTGAGTTTGATAGTTTTTCATCAAcgatcaaatataatattaattcataatttttttcatgatatTGCTACTACTACAAGAGCATATTTTAGGGATGAAAAgtggaaaatattttcttttttacataTTCTCAAATATTTTCTCTCCACATAACCTTAATCGagggaaaattttgaatatagcAAAGTTGTACTAACTTACAGAGCCATTGAAAGttgaatttaatattcaaatccatctttcaaatttctccacaatTTTAGTGGGCCTATCATTATATTCACAATCTTTCTAGATGTGATGttggagaaaaaaatttctCCACAATCTTTTTGGAtgtgatgttgaaaaaaaaataataatgtcatGGATTTGTCTTCTTCAAGGCTCATATATTTCAGGTGAAGAACAAAATacccatttaatataattttatccatcTAATCTTAGAAACTTTAGGTTAAGATATTATTCGTATTCTCAAAACTTCTAATTTTGGAAAGAAtgtattaagttttgaaattttaggttcagatattatttcatattcataaaacttttggttttgcaattaatattcaaaatcttATAGTATTTAAATCCTTATTTCCAATGATATTTTGGACTTgaagttcatattttttcacaatttatacgAATTTCATATTGCAAATGagatatagttattataaaacaaacaaacaaacattttgatgaaatatgagACTTCCaacccatatatatatgtgtgtgtgtgtgtatgatATTTTGCAAACTTCATAATACAAATGAGAtacaattacaatttttatttataaatacgaaactattataaaaattaacataactaTAGTTTACTTttgcaaacaaaaaaataaatataatagaaaaattaaactaaataataatgataattgaaATATACATAGCTTGTATTTTATAAACAAGACAATAtcataattaacatatttatatttgtattacaCAAACAGACgatataacataatttaaatatcaagatgaagttgaagcaaaaaagagaagaaaatgaaatgagaaagatatatataaacagatacatattataaacatagttaaaaaaaattagaagtgaAACGAGAAAGATGCAGTAGAAGCAGAAAAGAGGAGAAGCAGGGGAAGAAGCAAATCCTCCAATTAATTTGGGTTACACTCAAGACTTTAATGCCACTCATTTGTTGCTTCTGTGGAAAACAACGCTCTTCATTTATTCCACCACTCTTCGTTTATTCCAGTCTTCAATTATTACTTTGATAGAAAATCACCCTTCATGCAACACGAGCAATATAATTTGTTtccaaaaaaaaagattgattatTAAGTCAGTCAATTCTTTCCAAAAAGAAACTCTCTTATCTTCCTTCAAGGGcaccaaacaaagaaaaacaagtttGTGAAATATGGTGGATGCTGTAGTGACATTTGTGTTGAATAGGGTTGGGGACTATCTCATCAAAGAAGCAGCCTTGCTAAGTGGAGTGAGAGGTGAAGTGGAGTCACTCAAAAAAGAGTTAGAATGGATGAGCTGTTTCATGAAGGATGCTGAAGATAAACAAGTTGACAGCCCTTTGATAAGACAGTGGGTGTCTGACATCCGGGAAATTGCTTATGATTTTGAGGATGTCTTAGATGAATCCATGCTTCATGTCGGTGATAAAGATGAAGAAGGGGAGTCTCCAGAAGGAAAGCACGGACTCTTTAGTGCCATTAAGAAATGGGTCGCTAAATGTTCTCGCAAGGGGAGGGAGAAGGTAACTACGTACAATATTGGCAAGAAGATTGAATCTCTAAAAACGAGACTCAGTGATGTTTCTCGTAGATGTGAATTTTATGGCCTGAGAGACATCAATATCAAGAGGGATGAAGACAACCTTGCTGTCAGAAGAATGAAACAGCTTTGAAAAACCACCTCCATTTCCTTCGAAGAGAAAGTTGTTGGCTACGAGGATGACACCAACTGTTGGCTAAACTGCTTGCGAATAAGCGAAGGCGTCATGTGATCTCTATTTGGGGCACTGGTGGCTTGGGCAAAACAACCCTTGCTGGAAAACTTTACAAAAGTAGTGCAATCAAAGGAAATTTTGATTGTTGTGCTTGGGTTTCTGTATCTCAGCATTTCAACATCGAAGATCTTCTTCAAAGaatcataaaatcttttggGTTTTCAGCGGAGAAATTGGAGAGAATGAGTGAAGAAGATTTGGAGAGGTATGTTCATGAATCTTTGCAAGGGCGCAAATATTTGGTGGTAATTGATGATGTATGGCAGAAAGAAGCCTGGGCAAGCCTCAAAAGAGCCTTTCCAGACAATGAGAACGGTAGCAGATTAATTATTACTACTCGGATCAGAGATGTTGCAGAGCGTTCAGATGAAAGAACTTGTGTACATGAACTTCGTTTTTTAAAGCCAGATGAGAGTTGGCAGTTATTCTGCCAAAAGGCTTTTTCGAATTTAAATATAGATGAAGGACTGGAGAAGTTGGGAAGAGAGATGGTAGAAAAATGTCGTGGTCTACCACTTGCCATTGTTATATTAGGTGGCTTACTTTCAACAAAGAAACCACAAGAATGGAATTTGGTACATGATAATATTTGGCGGAATTTAATTAATGATTCCATtcaaataacatatttattggCTTTAAGCTTTAATGATTTACCTTATCAATTGAAGTTATGTTTTCTCTATTTAAGACATTTTCTAGAAGACCGTGTAATCATCACAGATAAACTGATTCGCCTGTGGGTGGCTGAGGGTTACATACCGCACAATAAAGAAATAATGGAAGATGTGGCTCGCAGTTACTTGAATGAGTTGATTAACAGGAGCCTTATTCAGAAAGAGAAAACGCGCCTGGGCAAGGTTGTCAAATGTCGGATTCATGATCTTTTGAGGGAATTAATGATTCAAAAGGCAACAGAGCTCAACTTTATTCAAACTTATGACGAAATGAAAAACTCAGCACCTCACTCTTCCATGCTGTCATGTCGGCGACAAGCTATTTACTCTGGGATGAAAGGGACCGCGTGGCTTCAACAGTGTAATCCGCTCTTGCGTTGTCTTTTATTCTTTGATCTCAATAAAGAACGCCCAACAATGTCGCAATTCGTATCAACTTTGTGCAAAACATTCAAGTTTCTAAGAGTGCTCGAGTTTGCGTATTTCCGGCGAAGATCAAGTTGGTCCTTACCCAAAGATATAGATAagttgattcacttgaagtatTTGAGTTTGAGGGATACAGGGATTTACCATATTCCGGAATAGATTCTCAACTTGTCTCACCTGGAAACACTGGACTTACTCACTGATCTGTTCTTTGGTTTCAATCTACCAACTGAAATTTGCAAGCTGAAAAATTTGAGACATCTGACTGGAAACTGCACAAGGCAATATCTGCGGATAGACAATATGACAAATCTTCAAACTCTTAATCGTGTGGCAGATGACACTTGGACTAAAACAAATCATGAATCATTGGTTAATCTTCGAGAGCTACACCTATTTCTGTACCGTGAAAGCGAGAGGATGTTTACTTTCGTTTCTATTGCTAAACTGAAAAGCATTCAAATTTTATCAGTTGATTTAtcagataataatttttttcctgcATTGCAGCCGCTCTCTCACTGCCCACATCTCCGAGACTTAAGCTTAAGTGGGAAGATAAAGAACCTACCAGAAGATATGCATGTACTTTTGCCGAATGTTGAAAGCCTATCATTACGCAAGTCCAAACTCGTAGATGATCCGATGCCAGTATTGGGGAAGATGTTGAACCTGACAATACTTGAGCTAAGATATGATTGTCTTCGTGGAAAGAAGATGATGTGCAGGGCAAATACTTTTCCTCGGGTTGAAACATTAGATATTGAAACACATTATTTGGAGGAGTGGCAAGTAGAGGAAGGAGCTCGACCTGTGCTTACAGGTTTGGAGTTGATAAATTACAGCCAACAATTCCAACTTCCAGAAAGATTGAAATCAGTTGCACGCCTACATTGAAACAGATGCTTGTCAGAGGTATTGATAGTTCAATACACTCTTTGAGGTGATTGTTTGTGCTTGTACTCTGTTTTCTTCCAAATTTTATTCATCTCTCGCCCAGCATTTGAGTTTGAGCATTTCCATTTATTCAATAGCTTTTTGTTGTTTCCGTTTTGCACATGTAAGCCTCTTTACTTATCCAAGTGCCATAATACTTGTGGGTTGTGTATCTGCTTACTGAAGCTTTTTCTGCCTTCTCTATAATACTGTTTTTCAATTAATGTTCTCATTCAAAAGcattatttatgaaataaacttattaaaatttgataggaaGAGaactactttattatttttattttagatttatgcTATTAAAAATTGCTTGTGATCTAACACACTAATAGCGTAAAATAAAAGTAAGAGAAACAGAAAATCtgaaaaggccaaaaaaaaaaaaaacttaatttactTTTCAGGAAATTGTACaatcctaaaatataaaatagtttgacaAAACctacttattatattttatgtatggtctataaatattaaaaatcataataaaatgaTTAGTATGAGgaaatgtgaaaaaaaacaTGTATATTGACCGtataaaaataacatgataaatttatttctcactagaaattttcttttgaaaaaaacaTACCATCGTCACTAGAATGGAATTTTGTGAGGTGGCCAAAAGACAGCTAACTTCACTTTGGGCTTGAATCTGAGCTTGGTTTTTGGTTTGGAAAGAGCATTCTATTGATGCGGTTTAGCGTGCCATGTgggttcttttttctttaattgcaaaataaaaataggcTTATATCTAAGCCTAGAAGCATATAGGGTTGGTTTTGGGCTGAATTGGGTCTGTGTTCACTTCGGAGAAGACTAAGGTTTTCAAGAAATATTTCTCTGACCAAAGCCTTGATGAAAGATTGAGCCCGTACAAGATAATGACTGCGTCGAAGTGGTGTTGATTTTGATTCTGAAGTACACCCCTTTCACTTAAAACACGTACATTTGGTAGAGGAGGCTTAAGAATTATAAACAAGGTTTTATTCATCTTTCATGAGTTATTTTAGTGTTGAGATAGAATATATTGGAAACCTGAATTTCAATCAAGCTCTTCATAGAATGTAACTGCAACTAAAggtgaattaaaattaaaaattaaagtgacTATACCAATGTTTAAATAACTAAGGTATGATGATCACAATTTGTCCTTTTAAAGTGAGTAGGGCTGAGCAGGTTCTACCTGAATTGATGAGTTACTCAGATTTTGATAGGATCCTACCCAAAACTTACTCAATCATAGGACTAGATACGAAGCGAGTTTATTTGGATTCAAAACAAGTTTTACTCGAACGAACTTGAGTCGACTTCccttaaatgaattcaaatacGAATGCGAGTctgaattttaaacaaaaaacaaacacGAGCCCAAACCTGAATATGGGTTGagcgagccgagcttggcttgCAAGCCgctcactcaaataaaaaaaaaaaatttaacttggaATAAACGACACCATTTATTCCCTAAAATATGAGCCTGAAGTCGAGCTTCCAAACTTAAAATGTGAGCtcgaacactaaaattatgaaacgaaccaaacacaaatatgtatttaaCGAGCTCAATGAGTTTGAACTTGAACCCGAGCTTGGTTTTATCGAAAACAAGTCGGGCTCAGTTCGGTTGGTATCTTCCAACCCTCCTCAATCAACTTCAATTTCGGTTTTTGGTACCATCGATGGCTTATGACTTGCACACATTATGTTTAAACAGATACTTAATAGATTCTAATATAATCTGAGATGTGAGGTGCAAAGCAGCTTCATATCCTTTTGCCTCAGCAAAATCTAATTGAGTTGTATTTGAACATaaaagttaaatgaaaaaaacatgCAAATGAGATCAACTTggaacaaaatttaataataaaaaattaaaaaaagagcatttcttaaaagaaacaaatgtacatataaataagtaaatcgGTATAGAAATAATGGAGAGACACGATAAAGTcgaacaaaaagaagaagaacaaatacAAAAgcactttaaataaataaaaaataaaaataactagtTATCCATTGAGCCCTAAAATCCAAAACAATCAATTAAACTGACTGACCTAATTAATTGAGAtctgaaattccaaaaaaaaaaaaaggaaaaagaaaagaagaagagagagacaTTTTTAGAAGCGCCAGTGGGTCcgagtagggctggattcgagccgagccgagctcgggctcggctcgctTTATTTAGGGGCGGCTCAAGttgaactcggctcggctcggctcgattttcatatcaaaacgacatcgttttgtgtatatatatggatcaaaatgacgtcgttttgtataaaaaatttttttaaaattttttaaaaaatatgccctgccaagccgagccagctcgagctcgatcgagctgagtcgagcccgagctcgagctggctcagctcgaatccagccctaggtcCGAGCCTAAAAGCTCTTTAATTTGAGGGTGTATGTGaaaccatactcttgggataCTGGTTCAAGTGTATGAAAGGTTTGGtaaaagttgaatttaaattactgGATCGGGTCATAAAAGATGTTTTTCTATGCATTGAGGATGAATAAgtgatgatatatatcttatttatatttttaaattgtaattatacattgcgtaaataaattaatctataatatggtaaaatattttttattgcatAATCACGATATTTCTCTGTCACagatgaaaaattatcaataaaatattcagacactgttttccattttaataattaaaagatgatttttattatttttaatttaaaaataagaaaattgaaaatgaaatatacTTACAATAGGATGTTTCCGGgtataaaccaaaattaataattaattgacaaACTAATTAACGAATTATTAATCTAAGATTTTCTAGGAACCTTGAAATACTTGTTGGTGGTTACAGCTCATTAGTTGGACTTATTCCTTTAAGACAGAAATGTGGGGCTTTAAACTAGcgaaatatatgaataattaaagtTGAATTTCATTCTAGCGTTTTGTTTTAATgatcttcaaaaacaaagagCTAGGAAGTAGCCAGCTCTTGTTTAATTAGGTTGATCCACtgtttattaattcaataatatcTCATAAGATAATGTTGAATATTGAATAATGATATTCAATTAAACTAGAGCTTAGGTTAACTAATATAAAAGTTGATGACTTCATGCTTGCATGAAGAAGCTGGCCAGCTAAGAAAAAGAAAGGCCAAATAACTTATACCCACGTCAAGTATGCTGTTATCTCAAGTTTTCCTTCATTAAcgttgaaaatcttatttacccacctatagacggttaaaattaacaaaattctaacctcttaaaatttgatttttttttttcccccaaaccctaaaactaacaattttcccataaaccaagttttaaaaaatgacattcccccctagggtttcgttttcaATTACCAATGCCAAATTCGGTGTCATCGCTAGCGACGAAACTTTCTCGACGCATCACCATGCTCTAGCAGTCCCTCTCCCTTCTTCTAAAATGTTGGCTGAC
It contains:
- the LOC123212244 gene encoding putative disease resistance RPP13-like protein 3; protein product: MVDAVVTFVLNRVGDYLIKEAALLSGVRGEVESLKKELEWMSCFMKDAEDKQVDSPLIRQWVSDIREIAYDFEDVLDESMLHVGDKDEEGESPEGKHGLFSAIKKWVAKCSRKGREKVTTYNIGKKIESLKTRLSDVSRRCEFYGLRDINIKRDEDNLARRRHVISIWGTGGLGKTTLAGKLYKSSAIKGNFDCCAWVSVSQHFNIEDLLQRIIKSFGFSAEKLERMSEEDLERYVHESLQGRKYLVVIDDVWQKEAWASLKRAFPDNENGSRLIITTRIRDVAERSDERTCVHELRFLKPDESWQLFCQKAFSNLNIDEGLEKLGREMVEKCRGLPLAIVILGGLLSTKKPQEWNLLCFLYLRHFLEDRVIITDKLIRLWVAEGYIPHNKEIMEDVARSYLNELINRSLIQKEKTRLGKVVKCRIHDLLRELMIQKATELNFIQTYDEMKNSAPHSSMLSCRRQAIYSGMKGTAWLQQCNPLLRCLLFFDLNKERPTMSQFVSTLCKTFKFLRVLEFAYFRRRSSWSLPKDIDKLIHLKYLSLRDTGIYHIPE
- the LOC123212335 gene encoding putative disease resistance RPP13-like protein 2; amino-acid sequence: MTNLQTLNRVADDTWTKTNHESLVNLRELHLFLYRESERMFTFVSIAKLKSIQILSVDLSDNNFFPALQPLSHCPHLRDLSLSGKIKNLPEDMHVLLPNVESLSLRKSKLVDDPMPVLGKMLNLTILELRYDCLRGKKMMCRANTFPRVETLDIETHYLEEWQVEEGARPVLTGLELINYSQQFQLPERLKSVARLH